Within Fusarium fujikuroi IMI 58289 draft genome, chromosome FFUJ_chr08, the genomic segment CATGATCGACTAGATGTCTTCATCGCAAATGCGGGAGTCATGGCTGTTGATGGACTTACTCAAGATGGACTGGAGCTGCAGTTTGGTGTTAACCATGTTGGCAATACGACGCTTTTGATGGCTCTTTTGCCAATCATGCAAAAAACTGCTGAGAAGAGCGAAGTGCGATTTGTTAGTGTTACTTCACTCGGATATGCAGGCCATCCAAAGCAAGGTATCGAGTTTGAGACGCTGCATTCACTCCAAGAACACTTACCCTTTGGAACATGGAGCCGTTATGGACAGAGCAAACTCGCCAACATCGTCCTGGCAAAGGAACTGGAGCGACGATGCCCTGCTATCAAGAGCGTTGTCGTCCATCCTGGTGTTATTGCTACGAATTTGGTCACAGGCCTGGGGTTCTGGAAGAGAATGTTTGTGTATGTTACCAATCCATCTATGATGACGGTTGAGCAAGGTGGATATAACACCGCTTGGGCTTCGGCCGGTGATGTCAAGAGAGATGAGACAGTGGCGTTTTATGAACCCGTTGGAAAGGCAAACAAGGGGGATGACATGTGTTTCAGTGAGGAGTTGGGCAAGAAGCTGTGGCAGTGGacagaggagaagattgagaGTGTCAAATAGTCAAAGTAGAGGTAGTCAGTGTTTTCTTTGTGACCTTTCGATTCCAGGTAAAACCAGTTTGTTAAAACATATATACAAGCTTGCGTCTTTCCACCGTTTGTTTAGTTTGTAGTAGGAGGGGGTGTAACAGCGAAAGTCGGCCTCACGAATCTGCCCCGTGTTAGCATATTTCCCATCAACAGTACCTCTTGATGAGAGAACTAACCGGTCACTGTTATAAACCTTGGCGTTGTCGCCGAGCAACTCCTTCTCGCGCTTCTGATCGGCCAGGTATCGACGGACCTGATCGCGGTCCTCTTCGGCTTGGAGGAGGGGAATGAGGTTGATGCGAGCCCACATCTTTTCACGGCCGAGTTCGCTGATAGCTGTCAGTATTTGGTTCGATAGGTCGTTGTTTCTGTGTGAGCAATCGTGGTCGTGGGGTGTTTGTAGGTTGCCGGTGTGTTTTGTTGTAGATGCATGTTCGGGTAGAGGGAGAGATAACGTACTTGGCCTCACGCATGCCGCCGATCAGCTTATACCAGCCGTAACCCATAACAGCGCCCAttccgaggaggaggataccGGGACGGAAACCCTTCGCGGGGAGGTTTCGCTGTAGAAAGTCAGATAAACGTCCATTTCAACGGCCTGCATTTGCTCCATGTCTTCCCAGCCCTGCAATCGATCGTGACGCCCCCCCCAATTCTTTCAACAAACTCTCCGCGAGCCAATTGATCTCATAAATACCCTCAAACAACACATCGTTCCAATTGCACTCCCGTAAACTTCCAACGCACCTTGTACTGGACGGGCTCGTACCCGCCCCGAGGGGGCATATCCTGAGGCATGCTGGGCAAAAATGAATGTCGCTCGCTGGTCTCGAATGTCGCTACTGTCGTATCGTCCCTCGTGCGGGCGGGCTCGTCGTTTGCTGTCGCGTTGGGCGGTCTTCGGTTTGTGAGGTGATTGATTGAATTGAGCTGCCAGTCAATTCCGGTTGACAGACTTGAGCGATTACGTAAGGTGACTGGGGAGCTTTGAGAGCTGGGCCGCCGAAATGGGTTACTAAGCGGATTGGCCAGTAGATTTATAGGGATTAGCAAGTGAAGGCATTCCCGTTATGTCGAAGCAACTGAGGTTGTTTGCTTTGTCTTTGTGTCTTTGTGCTTGAGTTATTCGTAGCAATAATGGAGGTAAACATGTTTGCGTCTCGAGGAATCATGTTTGTTTATCGTCATCCTTTCACAGCTGCACCTTCCACAGCTGGCTTACAGTGACGGCATTAGCCTTCTGCGATGGAATCACCCTCCGTTATGGGTTCGCGTTTGAAGAAAGCATTCGCTTCGATTAAGTTCTGTTTGAGCTTGTGCTTGTAATAGTTCACTGTTTTGTTTTATTTGCGATAATTGATCTGCCTTTGTCAGCCATCAATGCGGCTTCACAGTGTTTGCCATTGAAGGCGTTTGCTTCGCAGAGTAGACTTGCAGAGATTGCGACTATAAAGATGTCTTGTATCCTAACATGTCAAGACCTCATTTACTTATGAAACAGAGACCTCACGATGGAGGACGATATCCCTGAAGGTTACAGGCCAGACCCCCCCGGCAACATCGAAGCAATATGGCACAAAAGCCATACCCCGATTTTCGATCTCTATCCGTACCCAAACAACAAGAGCCCCATCgtcccatcaacatcaaaacTAGATGAAGACTGGCTTCTCGCGGCCACTAGCAGAGCACgcatcttcaagaccctcagcagcagccccaACATCCGGGAATGCAAGGACGAACACATccaattcttcttctggactGCTCTTGACCGTTCAAACCGCCGTTACAAAGATATCCACTCTCCCAACGCACAGCTCTGGGACTTCCACGATATGCACGGTATGCTGGCCTGGTAGCGCGAGATCATGCACGCCCCGCATCTCGAAGAGACACAGCAAGCCCATGAAGATGGTCTGTGGCGCGATGTGCTTCTCAGTTCGCCCTGGTTTGACTGTCCTATCTTTGATGACTTGCTGCACAAGCCACAAATAAGGAATGACCCGGGTGGAGAGAAGCACAGAAAGGTTCGCGTGGTGAAGCGAAACCCACATTTTGTCGAATTGGAGGACGAGTTCTTGGAGAGATGGTGGCTCAAGGCGgcgaagttgaagttgaggagattTGACAATGGGGATGCGGTGTTGCCCATCACGGCACAGAGTTACATGGATATGTACGGGGAGAAGGCCATGAAATGGGAtattgaagaggaagatgatgagagtgatgaagTGACAGAGACCGCAATTGGTGAGGTTATGCAGagagaagacgaggacgCTGATGACGAAGAGTCTATCTGACGACAAATCATTTGAAGAGGGGTTTACGATCAAGAACTGGCCGCAGCTGAGCATGGATTGAGGAGTTGTATCAATAGTCCACCGTGTCACATGCCTATTCACATACGAGGAATCCCAAGAGTAGTATTTGAATAGCTGCCTTCAactattaagatatcttCGATGATTCTGAACTATTCGCAGCTCCGCCATCTTGTGGTAGCTCTAACGCTAAAATAACCTCCCATCAAACCCGACCCATggaggcaagaaagcttGAGTGAGACACGTTTATACTAACGTATAAAAGGATTGAGGTGATTTCAGTGGATCTTAGACTATGTATGTCATCGCACCTCAGTCCAAGGTCAGAAGAtttgctccctgaggcctTCTCTTCAGAGGCAACTCCATCATCAGAACTTCCACCCTCAAACTCTTCCCTTCGGATGtcctcctgctcctgttgAACGTATTTATCTGTGATCTAGCAGTATTGATGCCATTCTCTATTCTATACACAGTCAGTAAATGCTGCGCCCGAACGAATAACAAAGCCAAAAAAGCAACCGATGTCATAGATTGCAGTTACAGTGGAAAGGAGGTTCGTCTTTGTTGGACCAACGAGGTTGAGTTACGACGATACCACCCGAGAATATCAGAGGTTATGATTCAAGGAGACCAAGGGGACAGCTACTGAAAACGCCTTGGTCGTAGCCAAAGAGTGTCATGTCGGTCGCGCACGCAACCTGGGGCGGTTAGAGAGTGTAAGTGAAGGATAGCGTGACGAATGGTTATCCAGAAGGTAAGCCATCCTCCTCTGGGACCGAGAACGGCTGATTTGGTGCTTTAACAATTGTTAGACTCTTCCCTCAATCATTCAATGTTCCGAGAAAAAGGTGATCAGAGTATAAGATGGTGTAGGCGATGCACACTGTTACTACTTAGTATATCAATTGACCTATACACCCGAATCGAACAGCAATCACCAACTCCCATTTAGCCGCTATGTACAGGCAGTTCCAGAATTGTTACCAGAATTTCTCTCTCTGTATTACTTGGCTGCCTGGACCTCACCTGACTTTCTCTCTGTAGCCATCGACCCGAGATGCAGTAATGAGTGGTACTGTTACCTTAGCCCGAGTGCAGACAGGGaagaacttaaatttatatgaTTAGCGAGCGAGTCAAGTGGAATGAAACAATCACCTCGGTGCTTTCCCGTGAGGAAACAAGCTTGCTTCTTGCGTGCGAGGAACTTCACTTGTAGACTACAAGGATGGCATTCCTTCTTATCTGTTGTTGACATATAATAGGCTGAAGTATTTGTAAATGATTCTATCTTTAAATTGAAAAGTCGTAAAATTATTCAGATATTCGACCAAGGGATACTATTCTCCAATTGCATCTGTCTCAACGACACATCGTTCACCACATGCTCCAACCCCAAGCACATGATAGCAGCAGCGTGAGACGTGATCAAAGGCCAAGTATCCTTTTCCTCGACCTCGAAAAAACATTCGGAATGTAAGTTCTCCCAATCTCTGTACACTGCGGGATTCAGCTGCGTACCACCCTTTGCCTGCCACGTCACCGAAGCAGTGAGTCGCTGCTTGCGATATGTGAAGGCGCATGCTTCATTGGCTCCGCCGTTCCATACTGTAAGCCTCTCCAACTTTGGCATGCGCTTGGCCATTTGCGCAACAGTTTTTAACAGCCCGTGCATCTTGAAAGAGTCACCTTCACAGGTGAGAAGTCGGGACGTCAGTGTAAGGGAACGCAAGTCGGCCCAGAGCCAGTTTTCTCGACACTGGCCGAAGAAGTCGACAGCGTCGACCAAGAAAGAAAGGGAGAGATTCTCAAGCGAAAGGCTTGCTACAGCGAGTTCCCGAGCCAGTACTGGTCGATGCCATGGCACTTTGTCTGGCGGAGTTGGCCTCGATTGGGGCTGAATACGGCGTTGAAACTCAGCTATGTGGTGACGAGCTACAGCGTTAAAGTACTCATTGCGATCTTGGAAAACCGTCATCGACTTGACATTCCTGAAGGAATCAGGCTGCAGGAACAGGGATGTTGCACACATTTCCACGCAATTGAATCCGTAAATCTCTGAGACATCCCAAGTCTCAAGGGAAATCTCCTCCAGCTGAGGAAGTCGCTCGAGTATGCAGGAAAGAGTGTCTGGTTTAAATCGACGCCGGCACTGTCGAGGACGAAGAAACTTTGTTACAGCTTCGACAGAGGGACATCTCTGCAGCTTGAAGTCCAAGAATTCAAATAAACCCATTAGTGAGTTGTGTGAAGGCATGTCAAAGCTTTCGAGTCGAGAATCCGACGACAGAGGCATACCTCCGTCTTGTTCCCCTGGGCCCCCAATGTGATGCCCTCTAAACCATGGCGCCGAGTAATACGCAGTATAATACTCATTGATCTCTAGCGTCAGGTCGTTCTGTGCCGGCCAGAATTGCAAGGCCCGGAATAGCCATGTTATGGCAACGCTGATACACATATCCACGTTCCATGATGGATCAAACCCCCCAGGGACAAGCTCAACGTTAAGCCATATGTGTTTGACGAGTCGTTGATGTCGATTCCGCAGCTGACTAAGTGTCTGAAACACCTCTGGTGCGCTATAGCGAGTGTCCGAAGAGGAGACTTGAATATGAAGGTGCCGAAAGGTCTTTTTCTCAATGGCATCGCGCCATTCTATCGAGACGGGAGCATAGGGCGCGATGTGGTCGTGAACAAAGACGCATCCCAAGATGATATCGCGGATCTCCTGAGTGAGTGAGCTCCAGTGAGTCATGCTATTTTATGTGTGCGGGAGACTTTGCCTTTAGAAGATGTGGATAATGGAGGTTGAAGTAACCAAGGAATAGGACTGGAGGAGCTTGGGAgagtaagtatatatactctGCGCACAGTAAAAGAAGCTTTGTGGATGTCAAAAGAAGCTTTAGCAACTACCTATTAGGATAAAGAGTCTTCTGGTCCCTACATGGAACTGAACTTAAAACTTACCAATGAAAGGCTTGAAGAGTTCACAGAGGGTTTTCGAGATCGCCATCAGAACTCTTAAACCTATCTGCGTTAAAGGCAAACAAGACTCAGGGTATACTTTGATTCAATTAAACAGGTATGAGCACTTGAGAAAATAATTGATCACCGGGAGGATAGTCTGGCGAGAGCTCTGTGTCGGCGGTTTAGGCTTGCGATCACGGTGTTGCGAGGCGTGGCGACAAGCTTCACGTATATGCCAATTTGCCAGCCTCACTCGTCATCCAAGTCAAAGCACCAGACCTCGATTCTCAATTCCCAAGACGAAGTAGGGTCATCTTCATACGTAGTCTATGACTTCTAGATCATACGTCTATCGGCAAGCAATCCATCCAGACTCCAAATCATCCAAAAGCCCATAATTAAGCCATCACCCAAatgcagaagaacaagtGCACAATCAGATTAAATCACCAAAGAAAACCCCACACATGACAGTTCGTAGCAGCATGTTCATCATGCCGTAGCAGTCGAAGGCGCCTGACTTCCCAAAGACAGCGGCTTTTCAGTGTCTACCAAACCCTCActcagcttcttcgtcaCAGCGTCGGGATCTGGCTCGTCTCTTCCGACGAATGTCCAGCTCTCCTCTGTGTCTTCGTCCTCATTTGCGTCGTGTTGGGCAGCCTTACCGGCGTTGCGCTTGATGAGACTCTTGGCGTATTCGAGATCGCGGTAGATGCACTGGATGGCGCTATCGACACCCGATTCCTGTGGATGTTAGTGATTTGTGGAACTGAGAGTCGAGGGAGACTTACACTACGGATCTGTTCGCCAAGGACACGAGCCTTTACTATCATGCGCTCGTTACGCGTCACTTCCCAAAGGGCTCGACCGAAGCTGTTGGTACCCCATTTCTTCACCCAGactccaacaccaagatcctcaacCCGTGTAGCAAAGAAGAACTGGTCGCCAAAGAACGGGCGAATGATGGTGGGGATACCGGCACGAAGACTGGCGCCTGTTGTTCCAGAACCACCGTGATGCGCAGCAGCGTCGATCTGACTGAAGAGCCAATCGTGCGGTGCGGATTTAATCACATGGATCTCTGGAGGCATCTCTGGCTCTTCGGGGCGAGGCTTGGACGGGTCGTCTTTCGGCGAGATACGGTCTGACCAGCCCTTTGACAGAATGCACCGAACATCTGCCTTGAGAACAGCGTCGATGACCTCTTGTGTCATCTTGGCAGGGtccttgacgatgatggagcCAAAGCCTACGTAGACCAGCTTCTTTCCATCCGctctggctttggcgatAAAGTCCTGCAGCTCCTGAGGTGGCTCCCAGTCGCCTCCCTCATTGAGGAACCAGTAGCCAGTTACTCTAATCCAATCGGAAAAGTCCAGAGGAGGCGCGACCACGCTAGGACTGAAGTTGTACAGGAAGGGCACCTTATTAGGCTgcatcttctcaaggttgGTGCTAGGCAGGCCAAGCGTCTTTCGTCTCCATCGATTCACCTGGTAAGCCGTAGCCTTCCAAAAGATGTTGTCAAACATGACATATGTCATATAGTTGTATGCACCTCCCATCTTGTGCTCAGGCATGATAAAAGCGTGAGGATATGCTCGTGTCCTAGTCCAAGGCATAGTGAACGCTCGGAAATAGGGAATACCAAGCTTCTCCGCGATGTGAATGCCAGCCATGGCAGAAGGAGACTCAATGAGAAGTTCAGAGCCCTCACATGCTGTGTAGGCAGAGTCGAGAAGTTCGTCAAGCCATCCTCGGAAGGTCGAGTTTGCCTCCCGAAGGAAAGCCCATGTGAATGTTCCATTCTCGATACAAAGACGCATCAGCTCACCAGGGTCGCCCTCAACTCGGGCAAACTCGATACCGTGTGACTCGATCCATCCTTGGAATTCCGCATGTGTGGCAATCCGAGGCTTGTGGCCTTCAGCAATAAGACCCTTGCACAAGGCAATGTATGGTTGTACATCACCTCGAGATCCGATGGTGAGACATGTGATCTTCATCGACTTTTGCGGCTTGAACGCAAGACCGGACGAATTGGGGTTATCAAACAATATTGTCGGAGCGTTCGAAACTCCAGAGGTCTCACGTGGTAGCTCCAGTTCGTGGTTGACGAACTCATCCTGTCGCGCAGCCTTCAGCGCGTCGCGCTCCGCaattgcagcagcagcttcttcatcgtcttgcTCCTCTTGATCAAGGAAACCGGACTTCTCAAGGAAACGGTTAGTCTCCATGAGTTGATGCAGCGTCACCGCGCAATCATCTCGGAGCCCTGG encodes:
- a CDS encoding related to NADH-ubiquinone oxidoreductase B16.6 subunit → MPQDMPPRGGYEPVQYKRNLPAKGFRPGILLLGMGAVMGYGWYKLIGGMREANELGREKMWARINLIPLLQAEEDRDQVRRYLADQKREKELLGDNAKVYNSDRFVRPTFAVTPPPTTN
- a CDS encoding Bli-4-like alcohol dehydrogenase, producing MTSFKGFNPETDIPSLTGKVILITGGTSGLGRSAILTLASHNPSHIYFTGRSSASASSLISAISPVPATFLECDLTSIASMRSVAKKFTHDRLDVFIANAGVMAVDGLTQDGLELQFGVNHVGNTTLLMALLPIMQKTAEKSEVRFVSVTSLGYAGHPKQGIEFETLHSLQEHLPFGTWSRYGQSKLANIVLAKELERRCPAIKSVVVHPGVIATNLVTGLGFWKRMFVYVTNPSMMTVEQGGYNTAWASAGDVKRDETVAFYEPVGKANKGDDMCFSEELGKKLWQWTEEKIESVK